CAGAGAATTACTCTGGAGCAGATTTAGCTGCATTGGCAAGAGAGGCAAAAATGAAAGTGCTAAAGAGCATATTAAGAGGAGAGTCTGATAGAGTACTAACTAAGGATGATTTAATTGAAGCTCTTAAGAAAATACATCCTTCTGTTAAGAAAAGATTGAGTAAATCTTCTTCATCAAATTCGAATCACGAGACAAGATAATTTCGTTTATTCTATAAATATCGTCTATTCCAGTAAATATTTCTTTACCGTTTAAATTAGTAGGAACTAAATTTAGTCTCTTACAGAAGTTTGATGATGCGGCGATATCGACATTTCTCAACTTCCCCCTAATATCGAAATACATATAAGCCTTCCCAGTACATACTAAAATCATATCTAGAGAAGCACTACCGAAGCTCCTAATCTTATATCCTTGAATATTAGGAAGTATTCTTAGTACTTTATCTATCTCCTTATCTTCAAAATATGTGATTATTACTTTGCTAGACAACTCCTTTGAAACTTCTTCAGATTGTAGAGGAATCCCATTTAGGTATGCTCTTTTATCATCATAAGCATATATTTTATCCAGTAAAATATGTGAAACGAAACCCCCTATTGAATCTAAAATTCCTTTTGCATTTTTATCATAAACTGCTACAGATACCGAATACCATGGTACACCCATTACAAAATTATTACTACCATCTAATGGATCTATCAATGCTGTATACTCATAATTTTCAGTATTTACAACACCGGATTCCTCTGATACAAATCTAAATTTATAACCAGTACTATTTAATAATTCAAAAATGTAATCTTCAGATTTCTTATCAATTAGTCTAGTAGTATCACCAGAATGAAATCCCACTACTTTATCTATGTCCTTTTCGTCTTTAATTTCATTTATAAACTTAGATATCTCAATTGCAATCTTATCTAGGTTAAAGTTCATTTCTTACCCTTCTTTTCTGTTAAATATCTATAAGCTGAGGTTGCAGCTACAGACCCTTGAGCAACTGAAGTTATAATTTGTCTAAATCCTAACCACATAGATGTACAATCTCCAGCAGCAAACACACCAGGGATATTAGTCCGCATCCACTCATCTACTTTTATATAACCATTAGCATCAGTCTCTATTCCATTCGCTTTAGCGAAATCTGTTGGGGGATCAAATCCTATCTCTATAAACACTCCGTTAACGTCTAATTCCTTAATCTCACCAGTTTTCAAATTCTCAACAACTACTTTCTTAACTATTTTCTCTCCTTTAATTTCTTTTACAACTGAATTGAGAATAAACTCAACGTTTGGCTTTCTCTTAACGGTTTCAACGTATATAGGCTGTGCTTTAAAGCTATCTCTCCTATGTATTAAATAAACTTTAGTGGCATAGCTAGATAATATTTCAGCTCCCTCTAAAGCTGAATCTCCCCCTCCAACTACTGCAACAACTCTATTCTTAAATAATGGCGCATCACATACTGAACAATAAGATATGCCTCTTCCCGCAAATTCTTGCTCTCCTGGTACATTTAACTTCCTTCTCTTTACACCTATACCTAGAATTACACTATCTGCTCTAAATTCGCCTTTTCTCTTAGTCTTCACTACAAATTCGTCTCCCCTATTTTCTATTTTTTCTACAACATCGAGCAATACGGGTACGTTATACTTCTCTATATGCTTATTAAACACTTTTATCATATCACTAGCCTGGATTTCTATCAAACCTAGATAATCGTCAACTATACCAGCTTCGGTTAACTGACCTCCAGGTGTTTCCCCAATAACTAAAGTCTTCAACATATACCTAGCAGTATATAAAGCAGCTCCATAGGCTGCAGGCCCTAAGCCAACAATTATAACATCGAACTTTTCTCCCGGCTTTACATTTGCAGCCTTCGGTAGAAGACTCATACTTGTATTATACTGCACAATTAATTTTAAGAGTTTTGCTCTAAGAGACTTATAAACGTGAAATTAAATAGCTTTCAAAACTAGTATAAATCTGTGAAAGTATTAATAGTAACTGGAACATTAGCAGCACCAGTCTTATCTGAGGTTATCAAAAATATTAAGGATGTTGAAATAAAATTGAAAGTGCTTAATTACCCCGTAGCTTCTTTAATGAGCACTAAGTTTATTGCAGAAAATTTGAAACAGTCTAACCTTAGAAATATTGATTACATTCTCCTTCCCGGATTAGTTTATGGCGATGCTAAAGTAATAGAGGAAGTTACTGGGATAAAGACATATAAAGGAACCGAAGAAGCCTGGGATTTGCCAAAAGTAATTGAAGCCTTAAAGAAGGGTACGCAACTCTCTACTACAGAACCAGCTGATAAAATAATAAATCAGATTGAAAATACTGAAGATAAACTAAAGGCTATCGAGAAAGAAGCTAAGATAGCATTTGAATTAAATGGGATAAGAATTCCTATCAGACCACCGCCTTTTAGAGTGTTTTTAGAAGTTGATAGTAAACAAAACGTTGAGGAGATAGAGAGAGTAAAGAGAAACATTGATGTAGTAGTTTTGGGATTTCCAGTAGGACATTTTGATCTAGATGAGGTTAGGCATAAAGTTAAGGAACTTGTAGATAAGGGATATGTAGTTGGAATTGATGCAGAATCTCCACGAGAATTAAAGGAAGGCGTAAAAACTGGAGCCTCAATAGTTTTTAATTTAAATGAATTTAATATAGAAGAACTTGAGGAGATCAAGAAAGAGTCTGCATTTGTTGTTGCACCATTTAGTGTTGAAAATAAAGGGGAAATAACAGTAAAGTTGATTAATAAGGCGAAAGATAAAGGATATGATAGACTAATTGCGGATCCAATATTATCGCCACCTTTAAAAGGTCTTGTTAACAGCATAATTGATTATAAATACGTTAGAGAAAAATTGCCAGAAACACCAATCTTAATGGGAATACTGAATGTAAGTGAACTAATTGACGCAGATAGCATAGGTGTTAACGCAGTTTTAACTGCAATAGCAGGGGAGCTGGGAATTGCCAATTTATTAATTATGGAAAAGGGCAAAACTAGAGGTAGTAGCTGGGAATTATCTCAGGCCACAAAGATGATAAGTATAGCGTTGAAAGAAAACAGATTACCTAAAGATTTGGGTATAGACTTGCTAATACTCAAAGATAAGAGAAGATATAGGGAAAACGTAAAAGCAGATATAGTAGTCAATGGAAATATCGAGCCTATAATGGATGAGAGTGGTTTCGCTAAGATCTTTGTATCTAATGATGGATTTGGTGTAGAATGGATAGGAAAAGACAAAATCGTAATTAAGGGTAAAGATGGGTTAAGTATTGGAAGGACGTTAATTAGGAGAGTCAGAAATATTAGTAGTGAGCATGCTTTGTACATAGGCTATGAGCTAGCTAAAGCAGAAATAGCTTACCAACTTGATAAAAATTATATCCAAGATAAACCACTGTTCAAAAAGATAAGGAATGAGAATTTCGATACCGAGCATAATGGAAAAGAAAGCTGACAACTTCACATT
The nucleotide sequence above comes from Sulfolobus tengchongensis. Encoded proteins:
- a CDS encoding dihydropteroate synthase-like protein, whose translation is MKVLIVTGTLAAPVLSEVIKNIKDVEIKLKVLNYPVASLMSTKFIAENLKQSNLRNIDYILLPGLVYGDAKVIEEVTGIKTYKGTEEAWDLPKVIEALKKGTQLSTTEPADKIINQIENTEDKLKAIEKEAKIAFELNGIRIPIRPPPFRVFLEVDSKQNVEEIERVKRNIDVVVLGFPVGHFDLDEVRHKVKELVDKGYVVGIDAESPRELKEGVKTGASIVFNLNEFNIEELEEIKKESAFVVAPFSVENKGEITVKLINKAKDKGYDRLIADPILSPPLKGLVNSIIDYKYVREKLPETPILMGILNVSELIDADSIGVNAVLTAIAGELGIANLLIMEKGKTRGSSWELSQATKMISIALKENRLPKDLGIDLLILKDKRRYRENVKADIVVNGNIEPIMDESGFAKIFVSNDGFGVEWIGKDKIVIKGKDGLSIGRTLIRRVRNISSEHALYIGYELAKAEIAYQLDKNYIQDKPLFKKIRNENFDTEHNGKES
- the trxB gene encoding thioredoxin-disulfide reductase, producing the protein MSLLPKAANVKPGEKFDVIIVGLGPAAYGAALYTARYMLKTLVIGETPGGQLTEAGIVDDYLGLIEIQASDMIKVFNKHIEKYNVPVLLDVVEKIENRGDEFVVKTKRKGEFRADSVILGIGVKRRKLNVPGEQEFAGRGISYCSVCDAPLFKNRVVAVVGGGDSALEGAEILSSYATKVYLIHRRDSFKAQPIYVETVKRKPNVEFILNSVVKEIKGEKIVKKVVVENLKTGEIKELDVNGVFIEIGFDPPTDFAKANGIETDANGYIKVDEWMRTNIPGVFAAGDCTSMWLGFRQIITSVAQGSVAATSAYRYLTEKKGKK
- a CDS encoding inositol monophosphatase family protein, producing MNFNLDKIAIEISKFINEIKDEKDIDKVVGFHSGDTTRLIDKKSEDYIFELLNSTGYKFRFVSEESGVVNTENYEYTALIDPLDGSNNFVMGVPWYSVSVAVYDKNAKGILDSIGGFVSHILLDKIYAYDDKRAYLNGIPLQSEEVSKELSSKVIITYFEDKEIDKVLRILPNIQGYKIRSFGSASLDMILVCTGKAYMYFDIRGKLRNVDIAASSNFCKRLNLVPTNLNGKEIFTGIDDIYRINEIILSRDSNLMKKIYSIFS